In Peromyscus leucopus breed LL Stock chromosome 16_21, UCI_PerLeu_2.1, whole genome shotgun sequence, a single genomic region encodes these proteins:
- the LOC114686581 gene encoding olfactory receptor 2B6-like has translation MWANNQSLIDNFILLGFSDRPWLETPLFIIFLVAYIFALFGNISIILVSRLDPQLDSPMYFFVSNLSLLDLCYTTSTVPQMLVNLRGPEKTISYGGCVAQLYIFLALGSTECILLAIMAFDRFAAICKPLHYPIIMSQRRCIHMATGTWISGFANSLVQSTLTVVVPRCGQRIIDHFFCEVPALLKLACTDTTVNEAELNVLGALLLLVPLSLILGTYVFIAQAVLKLRSAESRWKAFNTCASHLLVVFLFYFTAISMYVQPPSSYSHDRGKIMALFYGIVTPTLNPFIYTLRNKDVKAALRRALTKEFWVKTR, from the coding sequence ATGTGGGCCAACAATCAGAGCTTGATAGATAACTTCATCTTGTTGGGATTTTCTGACCGGCCTTGGCTGGAGACACCTCTCTTCATAATTTTTCTGGTGGCCTACATCTTTGCCTTATTTGGTAATATCTCCATTATCCTAGTTTCCCGACTAGACCCCCAGCTTGACAGCCCCATGTACTTTTTTGTCTCCAACCTTTCTCTTCTGGACCTCTGCTATACTACCAGCACCGTCCCACAGATGTTGGTCAACCTTAGAGGGCCAGAAAAGACCATCAGTTATGGTGGCTGTGTGGCCCAGCTTTATATTTTCCTGGCCTTGGGCTCAACTGAATGCATTCTTCTGGCCATCATGGCTTTTGACCGTTTTGCTGCAATTTGCAAGCCCCTTCACTATCCCATCATCATGAGCCAGAGACGGTGTATTCATATGGCCACAGGGACCTGGATTAGTGGCTTTGCAAACTCCCTTGTGCAGTCCACTCTTACTGTGGTAGTCCCAAGGTGTGGACAGAGGATAATAGaccatttcttctgtgaagtCCCAGCCCTTTTGAAACTAGCTTGTACTGATACAACCGTGAATGAAGCCGAGCTCAATGTTCTTGGAGCTTTGCTGCTCTTGGTGCCACTCAGCCTCATCCTGGGCACCTATGTGTTCATTGCTCAGGCAGTGCTGAAACTCCGCTCTGCTGAAAGTCGCTGGAAGGCCTTCAATACCTGTGCATCACATCTGCTGGTGGTCTTCCTATTCTACTTCACAGCCATTAGTATGTATGTCCAGCCTCCCTCAAGCTATTCTCATGATAGGGGCAAGATCATGGCTCTGTTCTATGGCATTGTTACACCTACACTCAACCCATTCATCTATACTCTGAGAAACAAGGATGTGAAGGCTGCCCTGAGGAGGGCACTGACAAAAGAGTTTTGGGTCAAGACAAGATAa